Proteins from a genomic interval of Candidatus Methylomirabilota bacterium:
- a CDS encoding N-acetyl-gamma-glutamyl-phosphate reductase, which yields MNKKMNDTGHKIRVAVVGASGYTGVELLRLLINHPAVEITALTSESYADTPIDTIFPSLYGMVTLTCNKLDAREVARHTDLIFLAVPHKTAMAAAVELRPFGKKIVDLSADFRLRDAALYRQWYGTEHVAPELLKEAVYALPELYRQQLATTRLAAAPGCYPTAVLLGLLPLVTREIIDPDSLVIDAISGASGAGRKPDLPLHFSELDGNCKAYGIACHRHTPEIEQELGRCIGREVSVTFTPHLVGTVRGILATMTATLVTSKDADQLRALYRDWYRNEPFVRILPEGRLPETKQVRGSNFCDIGLAVDGRTRRVIVVTAIDNLVKGASGQAIQAMNVMMGFDERTGLQLAPLYP from the coding sequence ATGAACAAAAAGATGAACGATACAGGACACAAGATCCGGGTGGCGGTTGTCGGAGCGAGCGGATATACGGGCGTAGAGCTTCTCCGGCTTCTCATCAACCATCCCGCCGTGGAGATTACCGCCCTGACCTCAGAGAGTTATGCGGACACGCCGATCGATACGATATTCCCGAGCCTCTATGGCATGGTCACGTTGACCTGCAATAAATTGGACGCACGGGAGGTGGCGCGGCATACCGACCTGATCTTTCTGGCGGTTCCTCACAAGACGGCCATGGCTGCAGCCGTCGAGTTGCGTCCTTTCGGCAAAAAGATTGTCGATCTGAGCGCCGATTTCCGTCTCCGCGATGCGGCCCTCTATCGCCAGTGGTATGGCACGGAGCACGTCGCGCCGGAACTGCTGAAAGAGGCGGTCTATGCCCTTCCGGAACTTTATCGTCAGCAGCTTGCCACGACGCGATTGGCGGCGGCGCCGGGCTGTTATCCTACTGCGGTCCTGCTGGGACTGCTCCCCCTGGTCACACGGGAGATCATTGATCCGGACTCCCTGGTGATCGACGCCATCTCCGGCGCCTCCGGCGCCGGGCGGAAGCCGGACCTGCCGCTCCATTTCAGCGAGTTGGACGGGAATTGCAAAGCATATGGGATCGCGTGCCATCGACATACGCCGGAGATTGAGCAGGAGCTGGGTCGCTGCATCGGCCGGGAGGTCTCGGTGACGTTTACCCCGCACCTGGTCGGAACCGTCCGAGGGATCCTGGCGACGATGACCGCCACGCTCGTGACCTCCAAGGATGCAGACCAGCTCCGCGCACTCTACCGGGACTGGTATCGCAACGAGCCGTTCGTGCGGATCCTGCCCGAGGGTCGGCTGCCCGAAACGAAACAGGTGCGCGGTTCCAACTTCTGCGACATCGGCCTCGCCGTCGATGGCAGGACACGGCGGGTGATCGTCGTGACGGCGATCGACAATCTGGTAAAGGGCGCCTCGGGACAGGCGATCCAGGCCATGAATGTGATGATGGGGTTCGACGAGCGGACGGGGCTGCAACTCGCTCCGCTCTATCCTTAA
- a CDS encoding 50S ribosomal protein L13 has translation MSKTIHCNENEIDKRWHLIDASGQVLGRLATEVAVLLRGKHKPIFSPHLDTGDFVVIVNAERVVLTGKKIKDKQYHRHSGYPGGLKTTTAEQMLKSHPTRVLEAAIRGMLPRTKLGDALFRKLKVYAGPTHPHASQQPTPFVKQPALSGVEGTVKEG, from the coding sequence ATGTCAAAGACCATACATTGCAATGAGAACGAGATCGATAAGCGTTGGCATCTGATCGATGCGTCGGGACAGGTGCTGGGACGGCTCGCCACAGAGGTGGCGGTACTTTTGCGAGGCAAACACAAGCCGATCTTCAGCCCCCACCTGGACACCGGAGACTTTGTGGTTATTGTGAATGCCGAGCGGGTGGTATTGACGGGCAAGAAGATAAAGGATAAGCAGTATCACCGCCATTCCGGCTATCCGGGTGGGCTAAAGACCACAACGGCTGAACAGATGTTGAAGAGCCACCCCACGCGAGTGTTGGAGGCGGCTATTCGCGGAATGTTGCCGAGAACGAAGCTGGGTGATGCGCTGTTCCGTAAGCTCAAGGTCTACGCCGGGCCCACGCACCCGCACGCGTCGCAGCAGCCGACACCGTTTGTCAAGCAGCCTGCCCTGAGCGGGGTCGAAGGGACAGTGAAGGAGGGATAA
- a CDS encoding 30S ribosomal protein S9 produces MPAEGALYGTGRRKSSVARVWLAPGDGKMTVNRRSLQDYFNRPTHQIIAVQPLKAAGIEGKFDLRANVAGGGLTGQAGAVRLGIARALLVVDASLRPALRKAGFLTRDPRVKERKKYGQKGARARFQFSKR; encoded by the coding sequence ATGCCAGCAGAGGGTGCGTTGTACGGGACGGGCCGACGAAAGTCGTCGGTAGCAAGGGTATGGTTGGCGCCGGGTGACGGGAAGATGACAGTGAACCGGCGGTCTCTGCAGGACTATTTCAACCGACCGACCCATCAGATCATAGCGGTTCAGCCTCTGAAGGCGGCCGGGATAGAGGGGAAGTTCGATCTGCGCGCCAACGTGGCCGGTGGAGGATTGACCGGTCAGGCCGGCGCCGTTCGACTGGGCATCGCCCGAGCCCTCCTGGTTGTCGATGCCTCCTTGCGGCCGGCGCTTCGCAAGGCGGGATTCCTGACGCGGGATCCCCGCGTGAAAGAGCGGAAAAAGTACGGTCAAAAGGGAGCACGCGCACGCTTCCAATTCTCAAAGCGCTAA
- a CDS encoding phytochrome sensor protein, which produces MRILNYELLEKISEAPQSAVFKACHKKNPDRLLVLKILKAISLSDYKQAQVTQKIAHLKVLDDPLVITPIGFGVTEGICFITQSYFDGVTLSRLMEAKSPISLMDFFTLASKLTRVLEIVHEAGIIHGGVKPNNILVNFSTLDVRLMDFISAVDVRDVSHFIYDRSFIRGTLAYTSPEQTGRINHRVGFSSDLYALGIIFYELLTGQLPFVSDDPLELIHSHLAEEALKIHEGHPHIPLVLSKIVAKLMHKQPEKRYQSATGLLADLVRCRDEFSAIGTIRDFPLEKTVCTQRVTFISKMVGRDREAELILREYERVARGGFRSLFISGLSGIGKTRLIQELQRPIVEHRGYFTSGKFDVYQKNIPYSSLIQALKNLVRTFLTESDERAGLWETKIMQAVDRNGKVLTDVIPELERLIGPQPGVKPLPPVESLNRFHDVFDRFLTCLASEENPLTLFIDDLQWCDVASFDFLTNILANHKDHPYLFLLGAYRHNEVDPSHPLSKLIGAASEGGWPLKEIRLEPLKPQHCHEMVSYILDFPRSQTKALADFITTLSEGNPLFVSESLSYLHNENLLFLDSDGQWRWDLNKIRQSRMPTTVVALFSAKIQKLPPDLIELLKYCACMGNTFSSTEISAIRGTTLVETFECLKPALRQGLLTESKNNLQFIHDRVQEAVLAAVPAEVRRSIHRQVGYYLLATVPEGAELEALENLFTIVSHLNLGREENPGAEAAYFLSDVNYHAGNKALSSLATKAANEYFNLGKELLPDDCWEADHYERTFRIYQKAAKTELMCGNYENSERLLARLLDHAQADLDKAECLAEQTTSLSSVGNFIKAIETANRGLAYFGKAIPDHAEEADRRRRALMTEIASQGIDIWNTILNMPFTTDRKRKIELAFYSELIPDLYMSGLVPQLYLSAAQSTQHCLSGGMDESTIYSFSIMGLQLGEQEEFEQAFKYEDLARDLSAQYPNTFGATRGMNGIVWCNMHSRSHPRQIVDYCLKSIQCGKNCGDLYNAGLSYGPLMWNLQVQGADLSIIEDAAKECLQFSHRYHLSFSVGLAEAMQAGWIEPMKRNGSQIPIDEKLRHWERENHVACAGSYYVHMGLAHYYLGDYAEADRYLIGVRRYLSGLTDNVLKRQWHVFLVLNALKRYEKGLGLTNREALLAEIRPIINKVETWAALGPLLKPYLALLYAELERVTGEFREARSRYLEAIEVAHEQHYTFLEGHLNECLGELLLQQGKGTERVYFIEAVRLYRKCRTERKETQLIEKYPEYCEEEQSLYPHAQTEAAASATLRELEIDYILKSSLAIAAETEQDALLRRIMNALIEISGAQHGYLLMDEEGKLLVRGEGHVSHGGAIGALNQELGETTAICKAIVRYVYRTGEKISLQNAAQDSGFRDDPEAQRLQLRSVLCLPVVRQSKIVGAVYLENRLADAMFTPEKTQAIELVTSQAVISLENARLQARLVALGA; this is translated from the coding sequence ATGCGGATTTTAAATTATGAGCTGTTGGAAAAAATCTCCGAGGCTCCTCAGTCTGCCGTCTTTAAGGCCTGCCACAAGAAAAATCCCGACCGGCTGCTGGTGCTCAAGATCCTCAAGGCCATCAGCCTGTCCGATTACAAACAGGCCCAAGTCACCCAGAAGATCGCCCACCTCAAGGTCCTGGACGATCCGTTGGTAATTACGCCTATCGGCTTCGGTGTCACGGAAGGGATCTGCTTCATCACCCAGAGCTATTTTGACGGGGTGACCCTCAGCCGGCTGATGGAGGCGAAGTCCCCGATTTCTCTGATGGATTTTTTTACGCTGGCAAGCAAGCTCACCCGGGTACTGGAGATCGTCCACGAAGCCGGGATCATCCATGGCGGCGTCAAGCCCAACAATATCCTCGTCAACTTCAGCACGCTGGACGTGCGGCTGATGGACTTCATCAGTGCCGTGGATGTGCGGGATGTCAGCCACTTCATCTATGATCGTTCCTTCATCAGGGGTACGCTCGCCTATACCTCCCCGGAGCAGACCGGACGGATCAACCACCGGGTGGGCTTCTCTTCAGATCTGTATGCGCTCGGGATCATCTTCTATGAACTGTTGACCGGTCAGCTTCCGTTTGTTTCCGATGATCCTCTTGAACTGATCCACTCCCATCTGGCCGAAGAAGCGCTCAAAATCCACGAAGGCCATCCGCACATCCCACTTGTCTTGAGTAAGATCGTGGCCAAACTGATGCACAAGCAACCGGAAAAACGTTACCAAAGCGCCACCGGGCTGCTGGCCGATCTGGTGCGCTGCCGGGATGAATTTTCCGCCATCGGCACTATCCGCGACTTCCCGCTCGAAAAAACGGTATGCACCCAGCGGGTCACATTCATCTCGAAGATGGTAGGCCGCGACCGAGAGGCCGAGCTGATCCTGCGGGAGTATGAGCGAGTGGCCCGGGGGGGATTCCGGTCGCTCTTTATCTCGGGCCTGTCCGGCATCGGCAAGACTCGCCTGATTCAGGAGCTGCAGCGGCCGATCGTGGAGCACCGAGGGTATTTCACCTCGGGAAAGTTCGATGTCTACCAGAAAAATATCCCGTACAGCTCGCTGATCCAGGCGCTCAAGAATCTGGTGCGGACCTTCCTGACCGAAAGCGACGAGCGGGCTGGGCTCTGGGAGACCAAGATAATGCAAGCCGTCGACAGGAACGGCAAGGTCCTGACCGACGTGATCCCGGAACTGGAGCGCTTGATCGGACCGCAACCGGGGGTCAAACCGCTGCCGCCTGTGGAATCCCTCAACCGGTTCCATGATGTCTTCGACCGGTTCTTGACCTGTCTGGCCAGCGAGGAAAACCCGTTGACCCTCTTCATCGACGACCTGCAGTGGTGCGATGTCGCCTCTTTCGACTTTCTGACCAACATCCTGGCCAACCACAAAGACCATCCGTATCTGTTCCTGCTGGGCGCCTATCGCCATAACGAAGTCGATCCGAGTCATCCCCTGTCCAAGTTGATCGGGGCCGCCAGCGAGGGAGGGTGGCCGCTGAAGGAGATCAGGCTCGAGCCGCTGAAGCCGCAGCACTGCCACGAGATGGTCTCCTACATCCTCGACTTCCCCCGCTCGCAGACCAAGGCGCTCGCGGACTTTATCACCACGCTCAGCGAAGGTAACCCCCTGTTTGTGAGCGAAAGCCTGTCATACCTGCATAACGAGAATCTCCTCTTCCTCGACTCCGACGGGCAGTGGCGATGGGACCTCAATAAGATCAGGCAGTCCCGCATGCCCACCACCGTAGTCGCCCTGTTCAGCGCCAAGATCCAGAAGCTGCCGCCGGACCTGATCGAGCTGCTGAAATACTGCGCCTGCATGGGCAACACCTTTTCCTCCACCGAGATCTCCGCGATCAGGGGGACGACGCTGGTGGAGACCTTCGAGTGCTTGAAGCCGGCCCTCAGGCAGGGACTGCTGACCGAGAGCAAGAACAACCTGCAGTTCATCCACGATCGGGTTCAAGAGGCGGTGCTCGCCGCCGTCCCGGCCGAGGTGCGCCGGTCGATCCACCGACAGGTTGGGTACTATCTTCTCGCCACGGTCCCAGAGGGTGCGGAGCTCGAAGCTCTCGAAAACCTCTTTACCATCGTCTCCCATCTCAATCTGGGACGGGAAGAAAATCCGGGCGCCGAGGCGGCTTATTTCCTGTCGGATGTCAACTACCATGCCGGCAACAAGGCGCTCAGTTCGCTGGCCACCAAAGCGGCCAATGAGTACTTCAATCTCGGCAAAGAGCTCTTGCCGGACGACTGCTGGGAGGCGGACCACTATGAGCGCACGTTCCGGATCTACCAGAAGGCGGCCAAGACCGAGCTGATGTGTGGCAACTACGAAAACTCCGAGCGACTGCTTGCCCGCCTCCTTGACCATGCCCAGGCCGATCTGGACAAGGCGGAGTGTCTGGCCGAGCAGACCACCTCGCTCTCATCCGTAGGCAATTTCATCAAGGCGATCGAGACGGCCAACCGGGGCCTGGCCTATTTCGGCAAGGCGATTCCCGATCACGCTGAGGAAGCCGACCGGCGAAGAAGGGCATTGATGACCGAGATCGCCTCACAGGGGATCGATATCTGGAACACCATCCTGAATATGCCCTTTACCACCGACCGGAAGCGCAAGATCGAGCTGGCCTTCTACAGCGAGTTGATCCCCGATCTGTACATGTCCGGCCTGGTGCCGCAACTATACCTTTCGGCCGCCCAGTCGACCCAGCATTGTCTGTCGGGGGGGATGGACGAATCGACCATCTATTCGTTCAGCATTATGGGGCTGCAGCTTGGCGAACAGGAGGAGTTCGAGCAGGCCTTCAAATATGAAGACCTGGCCCGCGACCTCTCGGCACAATACCCCAACACCTTCGGCGCCACGCGGGGGATGAACGGGATCGTCTGGTGCAATATGCACTCGCGAAGCCACCCGCGACAGATCGTGGACTACTGCCTCAAGTCGATCCAGTGCGGGAAAAACTGTGGCGATCTGTATAACGCCGGTCTGTCCTACGGCCCCCTGATGTGGAACCTCCAGGTCCAGGGGGCCGATCTCTCCATTATCGAGGATGCCGCCAAAGAGTGCCTGCAATTCTCCCATCGGTACCACCTCTCCTTCTCCGTTGGGCTGGCCGAGGCGATGCAGGCGGGGTGGATCGAGCCGATGAAGCGGAATGGGTCGCAGATCCCCATTGATGAGAAGCTGCGGCACTGGGAGCGGGAAAATCACGTCGCGTGCGCCGGAAGTTATTATGTTCACATGGGGCTGGCTCATTACTACCTGGGTGACTATGCCGAGGCCGACCGGTATCTGATCGGGGTCCGTCGCTATCTGTCCGGTCTGACGGACAACGTCCTGAAGCGACAATGGCACGTCTTCCTGGTGTTGAATGCGTTGAAACGGTATGAAAAGGGGCTGGGCCTGACCAATCGGGAGGCGCTGCTGGCGGAGATCCGGCCCATCATTAACAAGGTTGAGACGTGGGCGGCCTTGGGTCCGCTGTTGAAGCCGTATCTCGCCCTTCTGTATGCGGAGTTGGAACGGGTCACCGGCGAATTCAGGGAGGCCCGAAGCCGATACCTGGAGGCGATCGAGGTCGCCCATGAACAGCACTATACATTTCTGGAAGGGCATCTCAACGAATGTTTGGGCGAGCTGCTGCTGCAGCAGGGCAAAGGGACCGAGCGGGTCTACTTTATCGAGGCGGTACGCCTATATCGGAAATGCCGGACGGAGCGTAAGGAGACCCAGCTTATCGAAAAATATCCGGAGTATTGTGAGGAAGAGCAATCTTTGTATCCCCACGCGCAAACTGAAGCCGCAGCATCCGCGACGCTACGCGAGCTCGAGATCGACTACATCCTGAAGTCGTCGCTCGCCATTGCGGCCGAAACCGAGCAGGATGCTCTGCTCAGAAGGATCATGAACGCGCTGATCGAAATCTCCGGGGCCCAGCACGGCTATCTGTTGATGGACGAGGAAGGCAAACTGCTGGTCCGCGGAGAGGGCCACGTCAGCCACGGTGGAGCGATCGGCGCACTGAACCAGGAGCTTGGGGAGACCACCGCCATCTGTAAAGCGATCGTCCGCTATGTCTACCGGACCGGGGAGAAGATCAGCCTGCAGAACGCCGCGCAAGACAGCGGGTTCCGGGACGATCCTGAGGCGCAGCGCTTGCAATTGCGCTCTGTCCTGTGTCTGCCGGTGGTCAGGCAATCGAAGATAGTAGGTGCGGTGTACCTGGAAAACCGTCTGGCGGATGCGATGTTTACCCCTGAAAAGACCCAGGCGATAGAACTGGTGACCTCGCAGGCGGTGATTTCGCTGGAGAACGCGCGACTTCAGGCAAGGCTCGTGGCGCTGGGTGCGTAG